The Herbiconiux sp. SALV-R1 nucleotide sequence GGCCACCCCGACGAGCCGGAGTGGCTCGCGCACGTCAACACGAACCTGCTCAAGGTGAAGCTCGCGGTGTCGATCATCTCGATCTCGTCGATCCACCTGCTGCGCACCTTCATCGAGGTGGGTGACATCGGGGCGCCCGACGCGCACTCGGAGACCGGTGAGAGCTACACCGAGGCGGGTGTGTTCTGGCAGGTGATGATCCACCTGTCGTTCGTGGTCTCGGCTCTCGCACTCGCGCTCATCGACCGCATGTCGCACCACGGCTCGCGCGGCCGCAAGAGCCGCCGGATCGACCCCACCGAGCCCACGGCCCCGCGCCCCGGCTTCGGCGGAGGCGCGAGCGGCGCCGGCACCGGCACCGGCACCGGCACCGGCACGACCCCCGAGCCCCTCCCGGCCGGGGCCGTGCCGGCCACCGCGGTGCGCGGCTACCTCGTCGACGGCAGGTTCATCGAGGCCTGAGCTCGTCGCGGAACTCGGCCCGCACCTCGTCGAGCCGCAGCTTCAACCGGTCGACGACCGCGGGGTCGAGGCTCCGCGCCGAGGCCTTCCGCAGGTCGAGCCTCATCGCCTGCCGGAAGTCGGTGAGCGCCACATCCGCCGACCGCAGCGCCTCCGCCGACTCGGCCCGGCTCGGGAATCCGGATGCGTCGGAACCGCCGGTCTGCGACCATCCGGCACCGGAGGCTCCCGCCGACCGGGCCGAGCGCGCCGACTCCTTCGCCGAGGCGCGCGCCTCGCGGGCCGCCGACGCGAGGTCGGCCTTGAGGCTCT carries:
- a CDS encoding TIGR00645 family protein is translated as MSRDDRPDSTSSSSTAADRAYRDSPTSKALGYFIFASRWLQAPLYFGLIVAQLVYVIVFMVDLAHIVEDVATGMTDIDETKIMLAVLGLIDVVMIANLLIMVIIGGYETFVSKIRVHGHPDEPEWLAHVNTNLLKVKLAVSIISISSIHLLRTFIEVGDIGAPDAHSETGESYTEAGVFWQVMIHLSFVVSALALALIDRMSHHGSRGRKSRRIDPTEPTAPRPGFGGGASGAGTGTGTGTGTTPEPLPAGAVPATAVRGYLVDGRFIEA